A stretch of the Vitis vinifera cultivar Pinot Noir 40024 chromosome 16, ASM3070453v1 genome encodes the following:
- the LOC104877930 gene encoding ADP,ATP carrier protein 3, mitochondrial-like, with product MVDGSQHSLIFQKINGQSYLFSTLSPNLQSRNTSVHSLSSAYVNGGLQTSLLPASNGNGLAWPLYHPCLPSLLKLLWRKVQKVFMIDFLMGGVSIVVSKSAAASIERVKLLIQNRDEIIKATMLSELYKGITDCFARTNKNEDVFSL from the coding sequence ATGGTGGATGGATCACAACATTCGTTAATATTTCAGAAAATAAATGGGCAGTCTTATCTCTTTTCTACATTGTCGCCTAATTTGCAATCCAGAAATACCAGTGTACACAGTCTAAGCAGTGCCTATGTGAATGGAGGTTTGCAGACTTCTTTGCTGCCAGCAAGCAATGGCAATGGCCTGGCCTGGCCCTTGTATCACCCTTGTCTCCCATCTTTGCTCAAGCTTCTATGGAGAAAGGTACAAAAggtttttatgattgatttcCTTATGGGAGGAGTTTCTATCGTAGTCTCCAAGTCAGCTGCTGCATCAATTGAGCGAGTTAAGCTCTTGATTCAGAATCGGGATGAGATTATTAAGGCTACCATGTTGTCTGAACTATACAAGGGAATTACTGACTGCTTTGCCAGAACTAATAAGAATGAAGACGTCTTTTCCCTCTAG